A window of the Methanobrevibacter sp. TMH8 genome harbors these coding sequences:
- a CDS encoding rhodanese-like domain-containing protein has translation MKPEEAKTKMENNANIILLDVRSKKEYDEKHIPNSILIPLKNLEDEIESKIKDKDSEIIVYCRSGRRSKSACKKLANLGYKNVYNLDGGIKKWKYEIE, from the coding sequence ATAAAACCAGAAGAAGCAAAAACAAAAATGGAAAACAATGCTAATATAATATTATTAGATGTTAGATCAAAAAAAGAATATGATGAAAAGCATATCCCTAATTCTATTCTTATACCATTAAAAAACTTAGAGGATGAAATAGAAAGTAAAATAAAAGATAAAGATAGTGAAATAATTGTATACTGTAGAAGTGGTAGAAGAAGTAAATCTGCATGTAAAAAATTAGCTAATCTAGGTTATAAAAATGTATACAATCTAGACGGTGGGATAAAAAAGTGGAAATATGAAATTGAATAG
- a CDS encoding U32 family peptidase, producing the protein MKETKLSLKKIGINESDCNYFSNKRFSDGAQYRFEVPGIQSPSALRSLISSCEDKNIRIHRATQTKGIMFLNDEEIEEMVSLANDSKIDLFLSVGPRAVYDTSATAQTKEGSRIGYRLRGYDNLVYAIEDVKRAIDLGVRGIVVYDEGLLWALAKMRDEKNGEIANDTKFKLSAHAGAGNPASAKLFEDIGLDSFNPVRDLSIPMIASLREAIDIPIDIHTENPKSTGGFIRHYEVPEIIKVASPVYLKTGGSIAKHHSWDTTDKEAIQRVKQVELVKNMIERYYPEAIASK; encoded by the coding sequence ATGAAAGAAACTAAGCTTTCTCTTAAAAAAATAGGAATAAATGAGTCAGATTGTAATTATTTCTCTAATAAAAGATTTTCTGATGGTGCTCAATATCGTTTTGAAGTTCCTGGAATTCAAAGTCCTTCAGCATTAAGATCTCTAATTTCTAGCTGTGAAGATAAAAATATCAGAATACATAGAGCAACTCAAACAAAAGGAATCATGTTTCTCAATGATGAAGAAATTGAAGAAATGGTTTCATTAGCTAATGACTCTAAAATCGACTTATTTTTAAGTGTTGGTCCAAGAGCTGTTTATGATACTAGTGCAACTGCTCAAACAAAAGAAGGTTCTAGAATTGGTTATCGTCTTCGTGGATATGATAATTTAGTTTATGCAATTGAAGATGTAAAAAGAGCTATTGATTTAGGAGTTAGGGGAATAGTTGTTTATGATGAAGGATTACTTTGGGCATTAGCTAAAATGAGAGATGAAAAAAATGGAGAAATAGCTAATGACACTAAATTCAAACTTTCTGCTCATGCTGGGGCCGGAAACCCTGCGTCTGCAAAGCTTTTTGAAGATATAGGGCTAGACTCTTTCAATCCTGTTCGTGATTTATCTATTCCTATGATTGCTAGTTTACGAGAAGCTATTGATATTCCAATAGATATCCATACTGAAAATCCAAAGTCAACTGGTGGATTTATACGTCATTATGAAGTTCCAGAAATAATTAAGGTTGCTTCTCCAGTTTATTTAAAAACTGGTGGTTCAATAGCTAAGCATCACAGCTGGGATACTACTGATAAAGAAGCTATACAAAGAGTAAAACAAGTAGAATTAGTTAAAAATATGATTGAAAGATATTATCCTGAAGCTATTGCTTCTAAATAG
- the msrB gene encoding peptide-methionine (R)-S-oxide reductase MsrB, giving the protein MLRNKMPDNPNKNIKFDKDKLKTIYLAGGCFWGIEAYISRLPGVAKTTVGYANGIIPNPSYEEVCSLDTGHAETVKVDYDPNIISLKGLLEKFFKIIDPTTLNQQGNDIGKQYRTGIYYSTDESESSENDLSIINNVLGEEQLKQKEFNKAVVTEVKPLESFYDAEEYHQKYLEKNPRGYCHIDLSKLPEDILEIESTSSELIDDYDIGGCGYEDFSEEEKERKLKELSPIEYDVTQNNATEAPGTGKYNNFVEEGIYVDVVSGEPLFTSIDKFDSGCGWPSFTKPIDEDIMSESKDTSHGMVRTELKSKIAKSHLGHVFDDGPSERGGKRYCINSASLRFISASDMEKEGYGEYSYLFKK; this is encoded by the coding sequence ATGTTAAGAAATAAAATGCCTGATAATCCTAATAAAAATATAAAATTTGATAAAGATAAGTTAAAGACTATTTATCTTGCAGGAGGATGTTTTTGGGGAATTGAAGCATATATTTCAAGGCTTCCAGGAGTAGCTAAAACAACAGTAGGTTATGCAAATGGAATAATCCCAAATCCTAGCTATGAAGAAGTTTGTAGTCTTGACACTGGACATGCTGAGACTGTAAAAGTTGATTATGACCCAAATATTATTTCTCTCAAGGGCTTACTTGAAAAATTCTTTAAAATTATCGATCCTACTACACTAAATCAACAAGGAAATGATATCGGCAAACAATATCGTACTGGAATTTATTATTCTACTGATGAGTCTGAAAGTTCTGAGAATGACTTATCTATTATAAATAATGTTCTTGGCGAAGAACAGTTGAAACAAAAGGAATTTAATAAGGCAGTTGTTACTGAAGTTAAACCTCTTGAATCATTTTATGATGCTGAGGAATATCACCAAAAATATCTAGAGAAAAATCCAAGAGGATATTGTCATATTGATTTAAGCAAACTTCCTGAAGATATTTTAGAAATTGAATCTACAAGTTCTGAACTTATTGATGATTATGATATAGGGGGATGTGGTTATGAGGACTTTAGTGAAGAAGAAAAAGAAAGAAAGTTAAAAGAACTTTCTCCTATTGAATATGATGTTACTCAAAATAATGCTACTGAAGCACCAGGAACTGGTAAATACAATAATTTTGTGGAAGAAGGTATTTATGTAGATGTAGTTAGTGGAGAACCATTATTCACTTCTATTGATAAGTTTGATTCAGGATGTGGTTGGCCATCATTTACAAAACCTATTGATGAAGATATTATGTCTGAAAGTAAAGATACTTCTCATGGAATGGTTAGAACAGAATTAAAAAGTAAGATAGCTAAATCTCATTTAGGACATGTTTTTGATGATGGTCCTTCTGAAAGAGGTGGAAAAAGATATTGTATTAATTCAGCATCTTTAAGATTCATTTCAGCTTCTGATATGGAAAAAGAAGGGTATGGTGAATATAGCTATTTATTTAAAAAATAA
- a CDS encoding nitroreductase family protein: MEFSELIEKRYSVRGYKPDPVEKEKLDNILEAGISAPTGVNAQAFKIYVINTKKHKEGLEKIYSQPWFVEAPVVLCLAMAPAKCWTRPWDGKNISDIDAGIIMDHMILAACNQGLGTCFIGAFKKYAAVDLLDLDEEYEPVLFTPLGYPNDKGRNTTRKSFDELVVYKD, encoded by the coding sequence ATGGAATTTTCAGAACTTATTGAAAAACGCTATAGTGTAAGAGGATATAAACCAGATCCTGTTGAGAAAGAAAAATTAGACAACATATTAGAAGCAGGAATATCAGCTCCAACTGGAGTCAATGCACAAGCTTTTAAAATATATGTAATTAATACAAAAAAACACAAAGAAGGTTTAGAAAAGATTTATAGTCAACCTTGGTTTGTTGAAGCTCCTGTAGTGTTGTGTTTAGCTATGGCTCCAGCTAAATGTTGGACTCGGCCATGGGATGGGAAAAATATCAGTGATATTGATGCAGGAATTATTATGGATCATATGATTCTTGCTGCTTGTAATCAAGGTCTCGGAACTTGTTTCATTGGTGCCTTTAAAAAATACGCTGCAGTAGATTTACTTGATCTTGATGAAGAATATGAACCTGTTTTATTCACTCCTTTGGGATATCCTAATGATAAAGGTAGGAACACTACTAGAAAGAGTTTTGATGAGTTAGTTGTATATAAAGACTGA
- a CDS encoding V-type ATP synthase subunit I, protein MFQTERMRKLKIITLDQYTNEVVSGLHEKGIVQIDDISERIQQNPEWAQLLSPSKATSNTGKISSLLMKATGLSETFGNVLEGKGSIKDMVMSFVSPVIPEKKKVDKLDTESLINNAESVLDEIESQTKVIEDKISALDSEKSELESNKELAIKLSNFNIDLSLLRDSKYTTTLVGRIDVDNALKFKDEAKNVTDNLQILEDSNVIKNNEGKKNKKNNDSSEILIVITSNEYKEEIYSLLRKFEFEKYDVSGLEGNSQDIINSSKSRITEIEKERNQLFDELKKIADKYDQDVLVLKEQLEIEKERNEIFATFGQTNNTTMLEAWVPLKEVTEVTEVINKYSDGYAVVEAEEIGEDDSDVPVLHNNNWYAKPYEVIVDMYAPLKYNEIDPTILVAITLPFFFGFNLTDAFYGIFVSLIGFILYRGMGKVNNTMRSFGAIFMMCGIWAIILGLLTGGFIGDFVPRFLGFNLPTVIPAIDAFKQPQNILIMALIVGVIYTNIGFILGMINNWRYGNKKEAITSQIVWFVLEAGIVFLVLGFIMPGIGIIGMGLGGALIALSIILLLWGGGAYGIMDIFSFMGDILSYARLLALCLATGGIAMTVNILAEMLNGMVPGIGIIIAIFVFLFGHIVNFMFQVLGGFINALRLNYVEFFAQFFMGGKNNFNPFSAKRTFTKIKDD, encoded by the coding sequence ATGTTCCAAACAGAGAGGATGCGTAAGCTTAAGATAATAACATTAGACCAATACACTAATGAAGTAGTTAGTGGACTACATGAAAAAGGTATTGTTCAAATTGATGATATTTCTGAACGTATTCAACAAAATCCTGAATGGGCACAACTTTTATCACCTTCAAAAGCAACTTCAAATACTGGAAAGATTTCTTCACTTTTAATGAAAGCCACTGGTTTATCTGAAACCTTTGGAAATGTTCTTGAAGGAAAAGGAAGTATTAAAGATATGGTAATGTCTTTTGTAAGTCCTGTAATTCCTGAAAAGAAAAAAGTGGATAAATTAGATACTGAAAGCTTAATAAATAATGCAGAATCAGTTCTCGATGAGATAGAGTCGCAAACAAAGGTTATAGAAGATAAGATTTCAGCGCTTGATAGTGAAAAAAGTGAACTTGAATCCAATAAAGAATTAGCTATTAAATTAAGTAATTTTAATATAGATTTATCTCTTTTACGTGATAGTAAGTACACAACTACGCTTGTTGGAAGGATTGATGTTGATAATGCTTTGAAATTTAAAGATGAAGCAAAAAATGTAACTGATAATTTACAGATATTAGAAGACTCTAATGTTATAAAAAATAATGAAGGTAAAAAAAATAAGAAGAATAATGATTCCTCTGAAATTCTTATTGTGATTACTTCAAATGAATATAAAGAAGAAATTTACTCTCTACTTCGAAAATTTGAATTTGAAAAATATGATGTTAGTGGATTAGAAGGAAATTCACAAGATATAATAAATTCTTCAAAATCAAGAATTACTGAAATAGAGAAAGAAAGAAATCAACTTTTTGATGAACTTAAAAAGATCGCTGATAAGTATGATCAAGATGTTTTAGTTTTAAAAGAACAGTTAGAAATTGAAAAAGAAAGAAATGAAATCTTTGCTACTTTTGGTCAGACCAATAATACAACTATGCTTGAAGCATGGGTTCCTTTAAAAGAGGTTACTGAAGTTACTGAAGTTATTAATAAATATAGTGATGGATATGCTGTTGTTGAGGCTGAAGAAATTGGTGAAGATGATTCTGATGTTCCTGTTCTACATAATAATAACTGGTATGCAAAACCATATGAAGTAATTGTAGATATGTATGCTCCATTAAAATATAATGAGATAGATCCTACAATTTTAGTAGCTATTACTTTGCCGTTTTTCTTTGGTTTTAATTTAACTGATGCTTTTTATGGTATTTTTGTTTCATTAATTGGTTTTATTTTATACAGAGGTATGGGTAAAGTCAATAATACTATGAGAAGTTTTGGTGCTATTTTCATGATGTGTGGTATATGGGCAATTATACTGGGACTTTTAACTGGAGGATTCATTGGAGATTTTGTTCCAAGATTCTTAGGATTTAACCTTCCAACAGTTATTCCTGCTATAGATGCATTTAAACAACCTCAAAATATACTTATAATGGCACTTATTGTAGGTGTTATCTATACAAATATAGGTTTCATTTTAGGTATGATTAACAATTGGAGATATGGTAATAAAAAAGAAGCTATTACATCTCAAATTGTGTGGTTTGTATTAGAAGCAGGTATTGTTTTCCTTGTACTTGGATTTATCATGCCAGGAATTGGTATTATTGGTATGGGTCTTGGTGGAGCACTAATAGCCTTAAGTATAATATTACTTTTATGGGGTGGAGGTGCTTATGGAATAATGGATATATTCTCATTTATGGGAGATATCTTGTCCTATGCTCGTCTTTTAGCACTTTGTTTAGCTACTGGTGGAATTGCTATGACTGTTAATATTTTAGCAGAAATGCTAAATGGGAT
- a CDS encoding fumarate hydratase, whose translation MNLSSKIENALIKASTTYPKDRLNAFNRAIDVETNENAIWALELMLKNAKIANKNKIPLCDDTGIPHVFIELGKDTIISSEFLEDIKKGIANGLKNLPGRPMTVKGDDLERISQSKGLYNESEKLVPPSFLIDNYNNEKYDNLKEHGNLDQYGNLEDYNDLDNKSKIHLLLLGGGPEIRANTYRVFHKRDSKEVLNVAIDRLKENLALLGCTPSIPAIGIGRTHFEANSLLIKSMIYGNLDNQSDIEKYITDELNKTNIGPMGLGGKTTSLGSFIKIGPQRASGVRILATRPCCFVEPRVATVEINYI comes from the coding sequence ATGAATTTATCATCAAAAATAGAAAATGCTTTAATAAAGGCAAGTACAACTTATCCTAAAGATAGGCTAAATGCATTCAACCGAGCTATAGATGTAGAAACTAATGAAAATGCAATTTGGGCACTTGAACTTATGTTAAAAAATGCTAAAATAGCTAATAAAAATAAAATTCCTTTATGTGATGATACTGGAATTCCTCATGTTTTCATTGAACTTGGTAAAGATACTATAATTTCTTCTGAATTTTTAGAAGATATTAAAAAAGGAATAGCTAATGGTCTTAAAAATTTACCAGGTAGGCCAATGACAGTAAAAGGTGATGATTTAGAAAGAATTTCTCAATCAAAAGGTTTATACAATGAAAGTGAGAAATTAGTGCCTCCTTCTTTTTTAATTGATAATTATAATAATGAAAAATATGATAATTTAAAAGAACATGGCAATTTAGATCAATATGGCAATTTAGAAGACTATAATGATTTAGATAATAAAAGTAAAATACATCTCTTACTATTAGGTGGTGGCCCAGAAATCAGAGCTAATACTTATAGAGTATTCCATAAAAGAGACTCTAAAGAAGTTTTAAATGTGGCAATAGATAGATTAAAAGAAAATTTAGCTCTTTTGGGATGCACTCCTAGTATTCCAGCTATTGGGATTGGGAGAACTCATTTTGAAGCTAATTCTCTATTGATTAAATCGATGATTTATGGAAATTTAGATAATCAATCAGATATTGAAAAATATATAACTGATGAGCTAAATAAAACTAATATTGGGCCTATGGGTCTTGGTGGAAAGACAACTTCTCTTGGATCTTTTATAAAAATAGGTCCTCAAAGAGCAAGTGGAGTTAGAATTTTAGCTACTCGTCCATGTTGTTTTGTTGAACCAAGAGTAGCTACTGTTGAAATTAATTATATCTGA
- a CDS encoding MmgE/PrpD family protein: MIVKELSKFIVDLSYKDIPKTAVDKAKLCFLDFLGVANRGFHEKSTKIAIESINQLYGIDFDSNFGKSSIIGDDYSNIVNAGFINGISAHALDLDDGHRIAQLHPGCVVFPTALAIAEANNINGKKFIESIVCGYEVAIVLGSLANPYHRNQGFHTTGTIGTFAAGATASKLLNLNLEEIINTLGLCGTQSSGLLESDHHGTMGKQFHVGKAVYNGILATYLAKNSFTGAESIIDGDEGFLKAMAINIFDSNNKEFDFDKYLSSYLNDYIGKFHINDVYFKKYPFCRHLHSSIDGVLNINNKFDFNIVDIEKIIVKTYNIAAEHDNFSPKTREDIKQSLPYAIATAMINNDLDLDIIEKDVYNNLDILNNLNDSNSNSIDNFNNSNNNTNDNSNSNSNDNDVSYFKQIFNKITIEENEEFNKSVPKYRPSKVIIETKNEIYEDFVELPLGESENPLSKEDLLEKFKNLNCGFGIKKLNSIEMGIDNIEDNDMSAFMKIFH; encoded by the coding sequence ATGATTGTAAAAGAACTTTCTAAATTTATTGTAGATTTATCTTACAAGGATATTCCTAAAACCGCTGTTGATAAAGCTAAACTTTGTTTTTTAGATTTTTTAGGAGTAGCTAATAGAGGTTTTCATGAAAAAAGCACTAAAATAGCTATTGAATCTATTAATCAACTTTATGGTATTGATTTTGATAGTAATTTTGGGAAATCTTCAATTATTGGGGATGATTATTCAAATATAGTTAATGCGGGATTTATTAATGGTATTTCAGCTCATGCTCTTGATTTAGATGATGGTCATCGTATTGCTCAGTTACATCCAGGATGTGTTGTTTTTCCAACAGCATTAGCTATAGCCGAAGCAAATAATATCAATGGAAAAAAGTTTATTGAATCTATTGTTTGTGGGTATGAAGTAGCTATTGTTCTTGGGAGTTTAGCTAATCCCTATCATAGAAATCAAGGATTTCATACTACTGGAACAATTGGAACATTTGCAGCTGGTGCTACTGCATCTAAACTTTTAAATCTAAATTTAGAAGAAATTATTAATACTTTAGGTTTATGTGGAACTCAAAGTTCAGGACTTCTTGAATCAGATCATCATGGAACTATGGGGAAACAGTTTCATGTTGGAAAAGCTGTTTATAATGGAATCTTAGCTACATATTTAGCTAAAAATAGCTTCACTGGTGCTGAATCGATTATTGATGGGGATGAAGGTTTTTTAAAAGCAATGGCTATTAATATTTTTGACTCAAATAATAAAGAATTTGATTTTGATAAATATTTATCCTCTTATTTAAATGATTATATTGGTAAATTTCATATTAATGATGTTTATTTTAAAAAATATCCATTTTGTAGACATTTACATTCTTCTATTGATGGTGTATTGAATATAAATAATAAATTTGATTTCAATATTGTGGATATTGAAAAAATCATTGTTAAAACTTATAATATAGCTGCTGAACATGATAATTTTAGTCCAAAGACAAGAGAAGATATAAAACAAAGTTTACCTTATGCTATAGCTACAGCCATGATTAATAATGATTTAGATTTAGATATAATTGAAAAAGATGTTTATAATAATCTTGATATTCTTAATAATCTTAATGATTCTAATTCTAATTCTATTGATAATTTTAATAATAGTAATAATAATACTAATGATAATAGTAATAGCAATAGTAATGATAATGATGTTAGCTATTTTAAACAGATTTTTAACAAAATAACTATTGAAGAAAATGAAGAATTCAATAAATCTGTTCCTAAATACAGACCTTCCAAAGTTATTATTGAAACAAAAAATGAAATCTATGAAGATTTTGTTGAACTTCCTTTAGGTGAATCTGAAAATCCATTATCTAAGGAAGACCTTTTAGAAAAATTTAAGAATCTTAATTGTGGTTTTGGGATTAAAAAATTGAATTCAATTGAAATGGGCATTGATAATATAGAAGATAATGATATGTCTGCTTTTATGAAAATATTTCATTAA
- a CDS encoding citryl-CoA lyase: MTNGDKIKENSINNDLSKIKTAITDIESNKIVTRGYSQEDLIANITFPDMVYLLLKGDLPSPKESKMFNHVLISFCDHGVTSPSTQTSRLIASSGSPLNVALSGGLLSFGKKHAGAIEDSMSLFQEALNDDIFDVYNFENYVNSKDFDNSIDEIANDIVDIYLNDNKKIPGFGHRYHTKDPRGAKLMDIVREEDFIGKHTKLALAIEKILFEKKGIHINIDGANGAILSDMGFSSSLGLGIFMIGRIPGILAHVNEEITQKEGFRKFCNIDDISYCGYEDKHLD; this comes from the coding sequence ATGACTAATGGGGATAAAATTAAAGAAAACTCTATTAACAATGACCTATCTAAGATAAAAACAGCTATTACTGATATTGAGTCTAATAAAATAGTTACTAGGGGATATTCTCAAGAGGATTTAATAGCTAATATCACTTTTCCTGATATGGTTTACTTGCTCTTAAAAGGAGATTTACCTTCTCCTAAAGAGTCTAAAATGTTCAATCATGTATTAATATCTTTTTGTGATCATGGTGTAACTTCTCCAAGTACTCAAACTTCAAGATTAATTGCTTCTTCTGGATCTCCATTAAATGTTGCTTTATCTGGAGGATTATTATCTTTTGGTAAAAAACATGCAGGAGCTATTGAAGACTCTATGAGCTTATTCCAAGAAGCATTAAATGATGATATTTTTGATGTTTATAACTTTGAAAACTATGTTAATTCAAAAGATTTTGATAATTCAATTGATGAGATAGCTAATGATATTGTAGATATCTATTTGAATGATAATAAAAAAATTCCAGGATTTGGCCACAGATATCATACTAAAGATCCTAGAGGGGCTAAATTAATGGATATAGTTAGAGAAGAGGATTTCATTGGTAAACACACTAAATTAGCATTAGCTATTGAAAAAATTCTATTTGAAAAAAAAGGAATTCACATCAATATAGATGGTGCTAATGGAGCAATTCTTTCAGATATGGGATTTTCTAGTTCTTTAGGTCTTGGAATTTTCATGATTGGTAGGATTCCAGGAATACTTGCCCATGTAAATGAAGAAATCACGCAAAAAGAAGGTTTTAGAAAATTTTGCAATATAGATGATATTTCATATTGTGGATATGAAGATAAACATTTAGATTAA
- a CDS encoding SdpI family protein codes for MRIIKFLLPLAVLNLIALILVTFGLPNTVPMQMNLEGAVNSFGSKWFIPIFGIIPILIVIIYIIYIYYGNNDLNKNIKDKIIPAIAILFMIISWVQIGFVLVLTEFNSFISNYSLLIEITSFIFIVLSVLFVFIGYYIEDIKPNRTFGIRTPWTLNNEIVWKKTHKLGSYTFMIAGFVLLVYSLATFISENIIYAIIGLIISIFLAAIVPIIYSYYEYKNITN; via the coding sequence ATGCGAATTATAAAATTTTTACTTCCTTTAGCTGTTTTAAATTTAATAGCTTTAATTTTAGTAACTTTTGGACTTCCAAATACAGTTCCTATGCAAATGAATTTGGAGGGTGCTGTGAATTCGTTTGGTTCTAAATGGTTTATTCCAATTTTTGGAATCATTCCAATTTTAATAGTCATTATATATATTATTTATATATATTATGGAAATAATGATTTAAACAAAAATATTAAGGATAAAATTATTCCAGCGATAGCTATACTTTTCATGATAATTAGTTGGGTTCAAATAGGATTTGTATTAGTTTTAACAGAATTTAATTCATTTATATCTAATTATTCTCTATTAATTGAAATAACTTCTTTCATATTCATTGTTTTATCTGTTTTATTTGTTTTCATAGGTTATTATATAGAAGATATCAAACCTAATAGAACTTTTGGTATTCGAACTCCATGGACTCTTAACAATGAAATAGTTTGGAAAAAAACTCATAAATTAGGTTCTTATACCTTCATGATTGCAGGATTTGTATTGTTAGTATATTCTCTTGCTACTTTTATTAGTGAAAACATAATTTATGCAATTATTGGTTTGATTATATCTATATTTTTAGCTGCAATTGTTCCAATAATTTATTCTTATTATGAATATAAAAATATAACAAATTAA
- the ahaH gene encoding ATP synthase archaeal subunit H has product MTAISEAITQIKKAENDADQLIEDSKVKSTEMIEDSKVKSDEMIQTAKNSANEEVKDTIFKAEENARKEANSITAKAKNDVMSIKDKSMANVDEAASFIVKNIL; this is encoded by the coding sequence ATGACAGCGATATCGGAAGCTATTACACAAATTAAAAAGGCTGAAAACGATGCTGATCAATTAATTGAAGACTCTAAAGTCAAATCGACTGAAATGATTGAAGATTCTAAAGTTAAATCTGATGAGATGATCCAGACAGCTAAGAACTCAGCTAATGAAGAAGTTAAAGATACTATTTTTAAAGCAGAAGAAAATGCAAGAAAAGAAGCTAATTCTATAACAGCTAAAGCCAAAAATGATGTAATGTCAATTAAAGACAAGTCTATGGCTAATGTTGATGAAGCTGCTTCATTTATTGTTAAAAATATTTTGTAG